In a single window of the Luteolibacter yonseiensis genome:
- a CDS encoding rhomboid family intramembrane serine protease, with product MFLIFFAQEAFGPLWYMNLMSVPADVMESWNHLLEGRSSVADWKTFGTMLSYAFLHGDIEHITSNMTFFWIFGALLVELLGWRWMLVLFVGTSIAAAATHVGMHRDDLAPMLGASGALMGFEGAYLGLAVRWKLPSPHIWPMSRPVTPGQLALLAVVGVCLDYLNLMSGDGERIAYGAHVGGFTMGLLLASTVIPKPKSAWAAR from the coding sequence ATGTTCCTGATTTTTTTCGCGCAGGAGGCTTTCGGGCCGCTGTGGTACATGAATCTCATGTCGGTGCCGGCGGATGTGATGGAAAGCTGGAATCATCTGCTGGAAGGGAGGTCATCCGTCGCGGACTGGAAAACATTCGGGACCATGCTGAGTTATGCGTTTCTTCATGGAGACATCGAGCACATCACGTCCAACATGACTTTCTTCTGGATCTTCGGGGCGTTGCTCGTCGAATTGCTCGGGTGGCGCTGGATGCTGGTGCTGTTTGTGGGCACTTCCATCGCCGCCGCGGCCACGCATGTGGGGATGCATCGTGACGATCTCGCGCCGATGCTGGGAGCGTCGGGCGCGCTGATGGGCTTCGAGGGAGCCTATCTCGGCCTGGCGGTGCGGTGGAAACTTCCCTCTCCGCACATATGGCCCATGTCGAGGCCGGTCACACCCGGGCAACTGGCGTTGCTGGCCGTGGTCGGGGTTTGTTTGGATTATCTCAACCTGATGTCCGGGGATGGGGAAAGGATCGCCTACGGGGCGCACGTGGGTGGCTTCACGATGGGCCTGCTGCTTGCCTCGACGGTCATTCCCAAGCCGAAGAGCGCGTGGGCGGCACGCTGA